TGAGTTCGAGGAGATCCTCGATTCCTTGGGTTTCGAGTTCGACCACCCCGACTTGGTATACGCGCCCTCGTTGGCCGTCCGCGCGACCCTGCCCGATCCACTCGCCGGAGAAGACAGCTACGTCCTCCACTTCGGCGAGGCGGAAGATGCGGATGTCCTGTGGACAGGCCCCGCCGGTACCGGCGAGTTGATCGAGGTGCCGGTCGTGCTCGAAGCGAGGCACGTCTTGCGCCTGCAAGCGGGTGAGCCTATCCGACTCACCGCCGTCCAGAGCGTTGAAGACGCAGACAACGAAGCGGTCTTCACGCTCGAGCTGACGACCGTCAACCAGGTCGCGGCGACGCGCGCACTGCTAGAGTACATGGCCGGCCAGATGGTGGCTGATATCAATCGACTGGCACCGCCCAGAGGCGGTTGAGACCCAGCGACGGTCTGCTAGCGGATCTCCGCCCCGCCTTGACGATCGTCCGCCACGAAGCGATCGCGGGCAGGCATCTCGACAGCCGGCAGGGTCGTCGCATCCATGACGGCGTCAGCCGGCACGATGCCGTTCATGTTCAGGATGTAGCCGACTAGAGCGTAGGTCTCGTCGCTCGTCAAAGTGCCCGGGGTCAGCTGCGGCATCGCCTTTCTGATGTAGTCGTACAGCGTGGTCGCGTACGGCCAGTAGTTGCCCACGGTCTGGCCGTTCGGCCACTGCTCCCACTCGGCGGTGCCGACGAGGCGGTCGTTCGGGCCCTCGGTGCCGGTCGCACCGTGACACGCGACGCAGTAGGTCAGGTAGACGCGCTGGCCCTCGGCGACGGTGCCGCTTCCGGGCGGCAGCCCTTCCCCGTCCGGCTTGACGTCGATATCCCACATCGCGATGCGAGCCTCGGATGCGTCAGAGCCGAAGCCAAAATGGACTGGGGCGCCCTCCGCAGAGTCGGCGGCGCTGGGGCCGCGTGCCCGCTCCTCTCCGGACGGCCCACAGCCAACGACGAGCGCGGTAGTCAATAGCGCGACCGCGTGCCTCATATCAAATCCCCGAGGCCGAAGGTCACGCCGCCGTCCGCGGCGATCTTCCACGCGCGCTGGTTGTTCATGTGATACCGGGTTCGCTCCCCGCGCGCCTGCCAGAGCTGCTGGACGGTCGGCTGCACATACCCTGTTTCATCGATCGCCCGACTCAGGATGATCGTCTCGTTCCCGTCCCAGTTCCACAGCTGTCGGAAGCGAACCGTGGCCTTCGACAGGACCGGGGCCTGGAGCTCGGCCGAAGTCCAGCTACGCCCGCGATCGGTGCTCACCTCGACGCGCGTGATCTTGCCTCGGCCGGACCACGCGAGGCCCTTGATCTCCCACCACCCGCGGTCCGGGAGCACATACGGATAGGACGGAAAGGTGATGATCGACTTCGCGTCCATGACGAAGCTGAACTGGCGCGCGGTCCCGCCCTCGAGCGGGTCGGTATACTTGGACGTCTCGTCACGGGTCATCGTGGGCCGGTCGCTCACCTCGATGCGGCGCAACCACTTCACCTGGGCGTTGCCCTCCCAGCCGGGGAGCGCCAGCCGGAGCGGGTATCCCTGCTCGGGTCGGATGGCTTCGCCGTTCTGACCATAGGCCAGCATCGCGTCGTCCATCGCTTTCTCGAGCGGGATGCTACGGGACATCACGGCGGCGTCGCTGCCCTCGGCCAGAACCCAACTCGCGCCCGGCCGCACGCCCACCTCATGCAGGATCGTGGACAGCATCACGCCGGTCCACTCGCTGTTG
This sequence is a window from Gemmatimonadota bacterium. Protein-coding genes within it:
- a CDS encoding cytochrome c, with the protein product MRHAVALLTTALVVGCGPSGEERARGPSAADSAEGAPVHFGFGSDASEARIAMWDIDVKPDGEGLPPGSGTVAEGQRVYLTYCVACHGATGTEGPNDRLVGTAEWEQWPNGQTVGNYWPYATTLYDYIRKAMPQLTPGTLTSDETYALVGYILNMNGIVPADAVMDATTLPAVEMPARDRFVADDRQGGAEIR
- the soxC gene encoding sulfite dehydrogenase, giving the protein MSSKHGSPISRRAWLGTTSGVVAAGLLKTQADAFKLAAQEAPASVSDPTKVPGRLPSALGQRAPSEQPRRISGRPGLSGSSSTPLQDLCGTITPADLHFERHHAGIPNIVAEEHELLVHGMVDQPKVFRMADLKRYPEVSRIHFVECAGNGGRAYNPDRMPTEVSPQTLDGLLSNSEWTGVMLSTILHEVGVRPGASWVLAEGSDAAVMSRSIPLEKAMDDAMLAYGQNGEAIRPEQGYPLRLALPGWEGNAQVKWLRRIEVSDRPTMTRDETSKYTDPLEGGTARQFSFVMDAKSIITFPSYPYVLPDRGWWEIKGLAWSGRGKITRVEVSTDRGRSWTSAELQAPVLSKATVRFRQLWNWDGNETIILSRAIDETGYVQPTVQQLWQARGERTRYHMNNQRAWKIAADGGVTFGLGDLI